A portion of the Flavobacteriales bacterium genome contains these proteins:
- a CDS encoding DUF1800 domain-containing protein gives MKLAKKDTVKFLMQSTCGFPPELIDQVSDMGKEAWLEQQMSMPMNDSCEKKVGTIWEYFKRKHIKAWGRDTIVDNVQLQVYWLYWRMAWWDTNLKTEEYLRHRIAMALSEILVISDKSVLELNAFGLSNYYDMLYENAFGNYEDLLYKVSLHPSMGIYLSHLNNPKADKAKNIHPDENYAREIMQLFSIGLYELNIDGSRKKNAQGKPIATYDNKDIKEVARVFTGLGPAEYWWPWKDYSGTEVYWGVNENKGPTNINMSKPMKAFEQHHDRGAKTILKKHPLPANQDTLQDIKETVNILVNEQNTAVYISKRLIQSLTSSNPSKDYISAISKTFMDNGNGVTGDLKAVIKAILLHPEAEKGIKMKEPMFRATQILRGFKAHNESDLLWATGLLIEENFNQHPLSAPSVFNFFLSDYAPHGDIEKSGKVAPEFQMMNAATSIGYVNAMYNFFFGKNYLLVSTQASSTRIDVPELDYEKINKKDEVKLDLKKEEALAKKNPSELIDHLDLMLTGGNLNPQTKKDILKAISPYTNRPDWVVETALFMITISPDFTIIS, from the coding sequence ATGAAATTAGCGAAAAAAGATACCGTTAAGTTTTTAATGCAAAGTACTTGCGGATTCCCTCCTGAGTTGATAGATCAAGTTTCTGATATGGGTAAAGAAGCTTGGCTTGAGCAACAAATGTCTATGCCCATGAATGATTCTTGCGAGAAAAAAGTGGGAACTATTTGGGAGTATTTTAAAAGAAAACATATAAAAGCTTGGGGAAGAGATACCATAGTAGATAATGTTCAACTTCAAGTATATTGGCTATACTGGCGTATGGCATGGTGGGATACAAACTTAAAAACTGAAGAATATTTAAGACATCGTATTGCCATGGCATTATCCGAGATCTTGGTCATCTCTGATAAATCCGTTTTGGAATTGAATGCGTTTGGTTTATCCAATTACTATGATATGCTGTACGAGAATGCCTTTGGGAATTATGAAGATCTTCTGTATAAAGTTTCCTTGCACCCAAGTATGGGAATCTATTTATCTCACCTCAACAATCCTAAAGCAGATAAAGCTAAAAACATTCATCCAGATGAAAATTATGCAAGAGAAATCATGCAACTTTTTAGTATTGGATTATATGAACTAAATATCGATGGAAGTCGTAAAAAGAATGCACAAGGGAAACCTATTGCTACTTATGACAATAAAGACATTAAGGAGGTTGCACGTGTGTTTACAGGTTTAGGCCCTGCCGAGTATTGGTGGCCTTGGAAAGATTATTCTGGTACTGAGGTATATTGGGGAGTCAATGAAAACAAAGGTCCTACAAATATCAACATGAGTAAACCCATGAAAGCCTTTGAACAACATCATGATAGAGGGGCTAAAACGATCTTAAAGAAACATCCACTACCCGCGAATCAAGATACCCTTCAAGATATTAAGGAGACAGTGAATATTTTGGTAAATGAACAAAATACGGCTGTTTATATCTCAAAAAGGCTTATACAGTCACTCACAAGCTCAAATCCTTCAAAGGACTATATAAGTGCGATTTCCAAAACATTTATGGATAATGGAAATGGAGTGACAGGAGACTTAAAAGCAGTCATCAAAGCCATTCTTCTACACCCTGAAGCCGAAAAAGGTATTAAGATGAAAGAACCTATGTTTAGAGCAACGCAAATTCTAAGAGGCTTTAAGGCTCATAATGAATCTGATTTACTGTGGGCTACAGGTTTACTTATTGAAGAAAACTTTAACCAACACCCGCTCTCTGCTCCTAGTGTATTTAATTTCTTTTTGAGTGATTATGCACCTCATGGAGACATTGAAAAATCAGGTAAAGTGGCTCCTGAATTCCAGATGATGAACGCAGCTACTTCTATTGGTTATGTCAATGCCATGTATAATTTTTTCTTCGGAAAAAACTACCTTTTAGTTTCCACCCAAGCATCCAGCACAAGAATTGATGTTCCAGAATTGGACTACGAAAAAATCAATAAAAAAGATGAAGTAAAGCTGGATCTTAAAAAAGAAGAAGCACTCGCAAAAAAGAATCCATCTGAACTCATAGATCATTTAGACTTGATGTTGACTGGGGGAAATCTAAATCCTCAAACAAAAAAAGACATTCTGAAAGCTATTTCACCTTATACAAACCGCCCTGATTGGGTAGTAGAAACTGCTTTGTTTATGATAACTATCAGCCCTGATTTCACCATTATAAGTTAA
- a CDS encoding DUF1501 domain-containing protein yields the protein MKKLDRREFLRLSSLAGAATFLSPYTSLASDLGVLGENEDYKALVCIMLSGGNDSFNMLVPINDKSFKKYKKSRSNLALKENSLHRINFTDQHAQSFGLHPAMSRTKSLFNQQKLSFVANIGTLVKPISKQEYFNNSVHLPLGLMSHADQLRHWLTSVPNERLNYGIGGRIADMVQKYNKNHEIPMNISLSGSNYFQQGLEATEYAITQNGSVGLNINEKRNILDKTLYESFNNMLDRQYSDSFKQTYMDILKDAQGNHDDFKKATKDTKISTPFSDSQLSQELKMVAKTMASAKKLGMKRQTFYVLYHGWDHHDELLNSQEKMLSVLDNALYEFYEALDEKGLSKNAITFTASDFGRSLTSNGNGTDHAWGGNSIIMGDAIKGGQVFGDYPSLHLGSSLDVGGGVLIPTLSTDQLYEKLLEWYDISNANLGKILPNLANFKKSENQLDFLK from the coding sequence ATGAAAAAACTAGATAGAAGAGAATTTTTAAGATTAAGTAGTTTGGCGGGTGCCGCTACTTTTCTAAGTCCTTATACCAGTTTAGCTTCAGACCTCGGTGTTTTAGGAGAAAATGAAGACTATAAAGCCTTGGTTTGTATTATGCTTAGTGGTGGAAATGATAGCTTTAATATGCTGGTTCCCATCAATGATAAAAGCTTTAAAAAATACAAAAAAAGCCGATCTAATTTAGCTTTAAAAGAGAACAGCTTACATAGGATTAACTTTACTGATCAGCATGCTCAAAGCTTTGGTTTACACCCTGCAATGAGTAGAACAAAAAGTTTATTTAACCAACAAAAACTTTCGTTTGTAGCCAATATTGGAACGCTAGTAAAACCTATTAGCAAACAAGAATATTTCAACAATTCAGTTCATTTGCCTCTTGGATTGATGTCTCATGCAGATCAACTAAGACATTGGCTTACCTCGGTTCCTAATGAAAGATTGAATTATGGAATTGGTGGTAGAATTGCTGATATGGTTCAGAAATACAATAAGAACCATGAAATACCTATGAATATTTCATTATCTGGCTCTAACTATTTCCAACAAGGGCTAGAAGCCACAGAATATGCCATTACTCAAAATGGAAGTGTGGGACTCAATATCAACGAGAAAAGGAATATTCTAGATAAGACTCTTTACGAAAGCTTTAACAATATGCTCGATAGGCAATATTCAGATAGCTTTAAGCAAACCTATATGGATATTCTAAAAGACGCACAAGGAAATCATGACGATTTTAAAAAAGCCACAAAGGATACCAAGATCAGTACTCCATTTTCAGATTCTCAATTATCCCAAGAACTCAAAATGGTTGCCAAAACTATGGCAAGTGCAAAAAAATTGGGAATGAAAAGGCAAACATTTTATGTGCTTTACCACGGATGGGATCATCATGATGAATTATTGAATTCTCAAGAAAAAATGCTTTCAGTTTTAGACAATGCTCTATATGAATTCTATGAAGCTTTGGATGAAAAAGGTCTCTCTAAAAATGCCATCACATTTACGGCATCAGATTTTGGAAGATCTCTTACTTCCAATGGAAACGGAACAGATCATGCATGGGGAGGAAATTCAATAATTATGGGAGACGCTATCAAAGGTGGACAAGTCTTTGGAGATTACCCATCTTTACATTTAGGAAGTTCTTTAGATGTAGGTGGTGGTGTTTTGATTCCCACATTAAGTACAGATCAACTCTATGAAAAACTTCTTGAGTGGTATGATATTTCCAATGCTAACCTAGGCAAAATACTCCCTAATCTTGCAAACTTTAAAAAGAGTGAAAATCAACTAGATTTTCTGAAGTAA
- the ahcY gene encoding adenosylhomocysteinase: MKTETQRYKVKDISLAEWGRREIELAEAEMPGLMSLREEYKTEQPLKGARIAGCLHMTIQTAVLIETLVALGADVTWSSCNIFSTQDHAAAAIAAAGIPVYAWKGMNEEEFDWCIEQTLHAFEDGKPLNMILDDGGDLTNMVLDRFPELVKDIKGLSEETTTGVHRLYERMNNGTLPIPAININDSVTKSKFDNKYGCRESAVDAIRRATDIMLAGKRVAVCGYGDVGKGTAASFRGAGAIVTVTEIDPICALQAAMDGFEVKKLDNVVGKMDIVITTTGNFNIVEGKHFEAMKDKAIVCNIGHFDNEIDMAWLNNNHGASKIEIKPQVDKYTLDGKDIIVLAEGRLVNLGCATGHPSFVMSNSFTNQTLAQIELWNYTDRYENKVYMLPKHLDEKVARLHLAKIGVELEELTTEQAKYIGVTVEGPYKPEYYRY, translated from the coding sequence ATGAAAACGGAAACTCAAAGATACAAAGTAAAAGATATATCTCTTGCCGAATGGGGAAGAAGAGAAATAGAATTGGCAGAAGCAGAAATGCCAGGGCTTATGTCATTACGTGAGGAATATAAAACAGAGCAACCGCTTAAAGGAGCTCGTATTGCTGGTTGTCTTCACATGACTATTCAAACCGCCGTTCTTATCGAAACACTTGTAGCTCTTGGAGCTGATGTAACTTGGTCTTCTTGTAATATTTTCTCTACTCAAGATCATGCCGCAGCCGCTATTGCCGCAGCCGGTATTCCAGTTTATGCTTGGAAAGGAATGAACGAAGAAGAGTTTGATTGGTGTATTGAACAAACACTTCATGCTTTTGAAGATGGGAAACCATTGAATATGATTCTTGATGATGGAGGAGATCTTACTAATATGGTTCTTGATCGTTTTCCAGAGCTTGTAAAAGATATCAAGGGACTTTCTGAAGAAACAACGACTGGAGTTCATCGTCTTTACGAAAGAATGAACAATGGAACATTGCCAATCCCAGCAATCAATATTAACGACAGTGTAACAAAATCTAAGTTTGACAATAAATATGGATGTAGAGAATCAGCAGTAGATGCTATTCGTAGAGCTACAGATATTATGTTGGCAGGGAAAAGAGTAGCTGTTTGTGGTTACGGAGATGTTGGAAAAGGAACTGCCGCTTCTTTCCGTGGTGCTGGAGCCATTGTAACGGTTACAGAAATAGATCCAATTTGTGCATTGCAAGCTGCTATGGACGGTTTTGAAGTGAAAAAATTGGATAATGTAGTAGGTAAAATGGATATTGTAATTACCACTACAGGAAACTTCAATATTGTAGAAGGAAAGCACTTCGAGGCAATGAAAGATAAAGCCATTGTTTGTAATATCGGGCATTTCGATAATGAAATCGATATGGCTTGGTTGAATAACAATCATGGAGCTTCAAAAATTGAAATCAAACCACAAGTAGATAAATATACGCTTGACGGAAAAGACATCATCGTTTTGGCAGAAGGAAGATTGGTGAACTTAGGATGTGCAACAGGACACCCAAGTTTTGTAATGAGTAACTCGTTTACAAACCAAACTTTGGCTCAAATAGAATTATGGAACTATACAGATCGTTATGAAAACAAAGTGTATATGCTTCCTAAGCACTTAGATGAAAAAGTGGCAAGACTACACCTTGCAAAAATAGGAGTAGAACTTGAAGAGCTCACTACGGAGCAAGCAAAATACATAGGGGTAACAGTAGAAGGACCATATAAGCCAGAATACTACCGTTACTAA
- a CDS encoding 4'-phosphopantetheinyl transferase superfamily protein: protein MQSYKKNISVETFLIKDIFIYVFNTQDCIEQCDFTWVLDKYKDELSKWKKRKNLDEFVAVRWFHHDYLGIKDKIAISDTKEPYCQGIPSMSISHSKGKIALAYSPKDKIGIDIEKTTNSVEYVKSKILFPSEFCLEETLIEPDIREKYFMRIWTAKEASYKASDSNKFSFKGYETLDLLSNKAECLIHEHKERFKLFFLKEDLFYFCLAIKSE from the coding sequence GTGCAAAGTTACAAAAAGAATATATCGGTTGAGACATTTTTAATCAAAGACATTTTTATTTATGTTTTTAACACACAGGACTGTATAGAACAGTGTGATTTTACATGGGTTCTAGATAAGTACAAAGATGAATTAAGCAAGTGGAAAAAAAGAAAAAATTTAGATGAATTTGTGGCAGTTCGTTGGTTTCATCACGACTATTTAGGAATCAAAGATAAAATTGCTATTTCTGACACAAAAGAACCCTACTGCCAAGGTATTCCATCCATGTCTATCTCTCATTCTAAAGGTAAAATTGCCTTAGCTTATTCTCCAAAGGATAAAATAGGAATAGACATTGAAAAAACCACAAATTCAGTAGAGTATGTGAAAAGTAAGATTCTTTTTCCTTCAGAATTTTGCTTAGAAGAAACGCTAATCGAACCTGATATTAGAGAAAAATATTTTATGAGAATATGGACTGCAAAAGAAGCAAGTTACAAAGCTTCGGATTCCAATAAATTCTCCTTTAAAGGCTATGAAACTCTTGATCTGTTATCAAATAAAGCAGAATGTTTGATTCACGAACACAAAGAGCGTTTTAAATTATTCTTTTTAAAGGAAGATTTATTTTACTTTTGTCTTGCAATAAAATCTGAATGA